AGCCAGCCCAGCGGCGATTTCTCGCGATCGAAGCAGATCAGCCGATGGCTCCGGAGCTCAGGCAAGCTGACCCGGCCGCGACGCGCCAGCGGATCGTCCTCGCGCACCAGGGCGATGATCGACGCCTGCGCGAAGGGCGTCAGGGCGATGTCGTCGGTGACGCGGGGCGAGAACATCACGCCGAGATCGGCGGCGCCTTTCGACAACTCCGTCGGCGCGTCGCCCATGATCAGCTCGATGCGGGCCTCGGGATAGTCCGTCACCAGCCGCCGGATCGCCTGCGCGATGAGGCCCTGGCCGATGCTGGGCGTCGATGCGATCCGCAGCGGCAGGGCGCGTCCGGACCGTACGTCGCCGACGGCTCCACGCAGGGCACGCCATTCGTCCTCGACTTGCCCCAGCGCCGACATCAGGCCCTGGGCTTCGGGACGCAGGACGAGGCGGCCCTCGCTGCGATCGAAGACCGGGACGCCGAGGGCCGCTTCGCTGCGGGCGATGATCTTGCTGACGGCCGATTGCGTCAGATGAAGCTGCCGGGCAGCCTCGACTGTGGTGCCGCATC
This genomic interval from Bosea sp. 29B contains the following:
- a CDS encoding LysR family transcriptional regulator, whose product is MKALTPSHATVLRTVDRCGTTVEAARQLHLTQSAVSKIIARSEAALGVPVFDRSEGRLVLRPEAQGLMSALGQVEDEWRALRGAVGDVRSGRALPLRIASTPSIGQGLIAQAIRRLVTDYPEARIELIMGDAPTELSKGAADLGVMFSPRVTDDIALTPFAQASIIALVREDDPLARRGRVSLPELRSHRLICFDREKSPLGWLIARAHEQAGLDYAPFMTVPYSISAAHLLARQGDVILIDSLLTQAQRFEGLVRLDVTPELPISICLMTVRSRPLTRLAARFVEILVGDRKPS